One stretch of Arachis duranensis cultivar V14167 chromosome 1, aradu.V14167.gnm2.J7QH, whole genome shotgun sequence DNA includes these proteins:
- the LOC127740685 gene encoding pentatricopeptide repeat-containing protein At2g26790, mitochondrial isoform X1, whose amino-acid sequence MWLSFKFPIIKFTHSSKFKFKFASTAALAHFNVSHTNFSESEDSSSSSSSSYCSSNNITKDNIKEESFHIVKSLQNDPSLAFSLFTQLKQQQFVGFPENISTYAAIIRIFCYWGLNRRLDSVFHDLIALSKQHPSFEIHDLFELLVDDGGVNGGNHNYMLRAIDVYLKACVVLKMFDKAIDFLFRTRRHGVVPNILTCNFLINRMVESGKVDMALAIYRQLKRLGLCPNHYTYGIVIKAFCKKCELKEAAYVFKEMEKAGVRPHSYCYTAYIEGLCKNMRSDLGYEVLQACRRENVPVDLYAYIVVIRGFCSEMKLDEVERVYLDMEKKGLVCQVDVYSPLIYGYCKSHNLLKALALHEAMLSRGIKTNCVIVSYLLQCLVEMGLTMEVVELFKELKESGMFLDGVAYNIVFSALCKLEKVDDAVDMVEDMKAKRMVLDIKHYTTLINGYFLRGKLVDAFAMFKEMKEKGLKPDIVTYNVIAAGLSRNGQAHDAIDLLDYMETQGVKPNSITHKMIIEGLCSAGKVVEAEAYFNSLEDRSIEVYSAMVNGYCEANLVGKSYELFLNLSNQGDISKEGSCFKLLDKLCMAGDIHKAIMLLDTMLALNVEPSKIMYSKVIAAMCHDGKLEYARSLFDFFIKKGFMPDVITYTIMINTYCRMNYLKEAHELFEDMKRKGIKPDVITYTVLLDGNLKANLRRHFLSPSGKRTGDVSSLWMEMQKMEITPDVVSYTVLIDGQIRAANFQDAISLFDEMVDRGLQPDTVTYSAMISGFCIRGHMEKAHTLLKEMSSKGMTPGSDLILAFKRGIVKARKVQFRK is encoded by the coding sequence ATGTGGCTTAGCTTCAAGTTCCCCATCATCAAGTTCACTCACAGCTCCAAGTTCAAATTCAAGTTTGCTTCAACTGCTGCACTTGCACACTTCAATGTTTCACACACCAATTTCAGTGAAAGTgaggattcttcttcttcatcatcttcttcttattgTAGCAGCAATAACATCACCAAAGACAACATAAAAGAAGAAAGTTTTCACATTGTGAAGAGTTTGCAGAACGATCCTTCTCTTGCTTTTTCACTCTTCACTCAACTGAAGCAACAACAATTTGTGGGGTTCCCTGAGAACATTTCAACCTATGCAGCAATCATCAGGATTTTCTGCTACTGGGGCTTGAATAGAAGGTTGGATTCCGTGTTCCATGATCTTATTGCACTGTCTAAACAGCACCCTTCATTTGAAATCCATGACTTGTTTGAGTTACTAGTGGATGATGGTGGTGTTAATGGTGGGAATCACAATTACATGCTTAGAGCAATTGATGTGTATCTTAAAGCTTGTGTTGTTCTTAAAATGTTTGACAAGGCCATTGATTTCTTGTTCCGAACTAGGAGGCACGGTGTTGTGCCGAATATCCTTACTTGTAACTTTCTTATAAATAGGATGGTTGAGAGTGGTAAGGTTGATATGGCGTTGGCAATTTATAGGCAACTCAAGAGACTTGGTTTGTGTCCTAACCATTACACTTATGGTATTGTGATAAAGGCATTCTGTAAGAAGTGTGAACTGAAAGAGGCAGCTTATGTGTTCAAGGAGATGGAAAAAGCCGGGGTAAGGCCTCATTCGTATTGTTACACGGCTTATATTGAGGGGCTTTGCAAGAATATGAGGTCTGATTTGGGATATGAAGTTCTCCAAGCATGTAGAAGGGAGAATGTGCCTGTAGACCTTTATGCTTACATAGTCGTTATCCGGGGGTTTTGTAGTGAGATGAAGTTGGATGAAGTCGAGAGGGTGTATTTAGATATGGAAAAGAAGGGGTTGGTTTGTCAGGTGGATGTTTATTCACCATTGATCTATGGGTACTGTAAAAGTCATAATCTGCTTAAAGCTTTAGCCCTACATGAAGCCATGCTTTCAAGAGGTATAAAAACAAATTGTGTGATTGTTAGCTACCTCCTCCAGTGCTTGGTTGAGATGGGCCTTACTATGGAGGTGGTTGAGCTGTTCAAAGAATTGAAGGAATCAGGCATGTTTCTTGATGGGGTGGCCTACAACATTGTATTCAGCGCTTTGTGTAAGTTGGAGAAAGTGGACGATGCAGTGGACATGGTGGAAGACATGAAAGCTAAGCGTATGGTTTTAGATATTAAGCACTATACAACCCTTATAAATGGATACTTCCTTCGGGGTAAACTTGTTGATGCCTTTGCTATGTTCAAAGAAATGAAAGAGAAAGGTTTGAAGCCTGATATTGTCACGTATAATGTAATTGCTGCTGGTTTGTCTAGAAACGGCCAGGCTCATGATGCAATTGACCTTTTGGACTATATGGAGACTCAAGGTGTGAAGCCAAACTCCATTACACACAAGATGATCATCGAAGGTTTATGTTCAGCGGGGAAGGTAGTGGAAGCCGAGGCATATTTTAACAGCTTGGAAGATAGGAGCATTGAAGTCTATTCCGCCATGGTGAATGGCTACTGTGAAGCAAACCTTGTCGGAAAATCCTATGAACTATTCCTTAATCTGTCAAACCAAGGAGATATTTCTAAAGAAGGTTCCTGTTTTAAGCTACTTGATAAACTCTGCATGGCAGGTGACATCCACAAAGCTATTATGCTGCTAGATACAATGTTGGCTCTTAACGTGGAACCTAGCAAAATAATGTATTCTAAAGTAATAGCTGCTATGTGCCATGATGGGAAATTGGAATATGCTcgttctttgtttgattttttcatcAAGAAAGGATTTATGCCTGATGTAATAACTTACACAATTATGATAAATACATATTGTAGGATGAACTACTTGAAAGAGGCCCATGAACTCTTTGAGGATATGAAGAGAAAAGGGATAAAACCTGATGTCATTACGTATACAGTTCTACTTGATGGGAACTTGAAAGCAAATTTAAGAAGGCATTTCTTGTCTCCAAGTGGAAAAAGAACAGGGGACGTTTCTTCTCTCTGGATGGAGATGCAGAAAATGGAAATAACTCCAGATGTTGTTAGTTACACTGTGTTGATTGATGGTCAAATAAGGGCGGCTAACTTTCAAGATGCTATTAGCCTCTTCGATGAAATGGTTGACAGAGGATTACAACCAGATACTGTAACATATAGTGCTATGATTTCTGGCTTTTGTATCCGAGGGCACATGGAGAAAGCTCATACACTGCTTAAGGAAATGTCTTCCAAAGGAATGACACCAGGATCTGATCTCATCTTGGCTTTTAAACGTGGTATTGTGAAAGCTAGAAAGGTTCAATTTCGAAAGTAA
- the LOC127740685 gene encoding pentatricopeptide repeat-containing protein At2g26790, mitochondrial isoform X2, whose product MWLSFKFPIIKFTHSSKFKFKFASTAALAHFNVSHTNFSESEDSSSSSSSSYCSSNNITKDNIKEESFHIVKSLQNDPSLAFSLFTQLKQQQFVGFPENISTYAAIIRIFCYWGLNRRLDSVFHDLIALSKQHPSFEIHDLFELLVDDGGVNGGNHNYMLRAIDVYLKACVVLKMFDKAIDFLFRTRRHGVVPNILTCNFLINRMVESGKVDMALAIYRQLKRLGLCPNHYTYGIVIKAFCKKCELKEAAYVFKEMEKAGVRPHSYCYTAYIEGLCKNMRSDLGYEVLQACRRENVPVDLYAYIVVIRGFCSEMKLDEVERVYLDMEKKGLVCQVDVYSPLIYGYCKSHNLLKALALHEAMLSRGIKTNCVIVSYLLQCLVEMGLTMEVVELFKELKESGMFLDGVAYNIVFSALCKLEKVDDAVDMVEDMKAKRMVLDIKHYTTLINGYFLRGKLVDAFAMFKEMKEKGLKPDIVTYNVIAAGLSRNGQAHDAIDLLDYMETQGVKPNSITHKMIIEGLCSAGKVVEAEAYFNSLEDRSIEVYSAMVNGYCEANLVGKSYELFLNLSNQGDISKEGSCFKLLDKLCMAGDIHKAIMLLDTMLALNVEPSKIMYSKDELLERGP is encoded by the exons ATGTGGCTTAGCTTCAAGTTCCCCATCATCAAGTTCACTCACAGCTCCAAGTTCAAATTCAAGTTTGCTTCAACTGCTGCACTTGCACACTTCAATGTTTCACACACCAATTTCAGTGAAAGTgaggattcttcttcttcatcatcttcttcttattgTAGCAGCAATAACATCACCAAAGACAACATAAAAGAAGAAAGTTTTCACATTGTGAAGAGTTTGCAGAACGATCCTTCTCTTGCTTTTTCACTCTTCACTCAACTGAAGCAACAACAATTTGTGGGGTTCCCTGAGAACATTTCAACCTATGCAGCAATCATCAGGATTTTCTGCTACTGGGGCTTGAATAGAAGGTTGGATTCCGTGTTCCATGATCTTATTGCACTGTCTAAACAGCACCCTTCATTTGAAATCCATGACTTGTTTGAGTTACTAGTGGATGATGGTGGTGTTAATGGTGGGAATCACAATTACATGCTTAGAGCAATTGATGTGTATCTTAAAGCTTGTGTTGTTCTTAAAATGTTTGACAAGGCCATTGATTTCTTGTTCCGAACTAGGAGGCACGGTGTTGTGCCGAATATCCTTACTTGTAACTTTCTTATAAATAGGATGGTTGAGAGTGGTAAGGTTGATATGGCGTTGGCAATTTATAGGCAACTCAAGAGACTTGGTTTGTGTCCTAACCATTACACTTATGGTATTGTGATAAAGGCATTCTGTAAGAAGTGTGAACTGAAAGAGGCAGCTTATGTGTTCAAGGAGATGGAAAAAGCCGGGGTAAGGCCTCATTCGTATTGTTACACGGCTTATATTGAGGGGCTTTGCAAGAATATGAGGTCTGATTTGGGATATGAAGTTCTCCAAGCATGTAGAAGGGAGAATGTGCCTGTAGACCTTTATGCTTACATAGTCGTTATCCGGGGGTTTTGTAGTGAGATGAAGTTGGATGAAGTCGAGAGGGTGTATTTAGATATGGAAAAGAAGGGGTTGGTTTGTCAGGTGGATGTTTATTCACCATTGATCTATGGGTACTGTAAAAGTCATAATCTGCTTAAAGCTTTAGCCCTACATGAAGCCATGCTTTCAAGAGGTATAAAAACAAATTGTGTGATTGTTAGCTACCTCCTCCAGTGCTTGGTTGAGATGGGCCTTACTATGGAGGTGGTTGAGCTGTTCAAAGAATTGAAGGAATCAGGCATGTTTCTTGATGGGGTGGCCTACAACATTGTATTCAGCGCTTTGTGTAAGTTGGAGAAAGTGGACGATGCAGTGGACATGGTGGAAGACATGAAAGCTAAGCGTATGGTTTTAGATATTAAGCACTATACAACCCTTATAAATGGATACTTCCTTCGGGGTAAACTTGTTGATGCCTTTGCTATGTTCAAAGAAATGAAAGAGAAAGGTTTGAAGCCTGATATTGTCACGTATAATGTAATTGCTGCTGGTTTGTCTAGAAACGGCCAGGCTCATGATGCAATTGACCTTTTGGACTATATGGAGACTCAAGGTGTGAAGCCAAACTCCATTACACACAAGATGATCATCGAAGGTTTATGTTCAGCGGGGAAGGTAGTGGAAGCCGAGGCATATTTTAACAGCTTGGAAGATAGGAGCATTGAAGTCTATTCCGCCATGGTGAATGGCTACTGTGAAGCAAACCTTGTCGGAAAATCCTATGAACTATTCCTTAATCTGTCAAACCAAGGAGATATTTCTAAAGAAGGTTCCTGTTTTAAGCTACTTGATAAACTCTGCATGGCAGGTGACATCCACAAAGCTATTATGCTGCTAGATACAATGTTGGCTCTTAACGTGGAACCTAGCAAAATAATGTATTCTAAA GATGAACTACTTGAAAGAGGCCCATGA
- the LOC127748389 gene encoding LOW QUALITY PROTEIN: isoprenylcysteine alpha-carbonyl methylesterase ICME-like (The sequence of the model RefSeq protein was modified relative to this genomic sequence to represent the inferred CDS: substituted 3 bases at 3 genomic stop codons) — translation MASKTLLPISMKNKRGAIALDHSPPFSISSIPSRTHSSPYSSSSSSSVNATTIMVVKGIETDDASARLLQRSSSASSSSSLDDVTNVKTVMPSKPNIPKASSFNNGGQKRRRRNASEDSFPSISDGGGGGNGKGNGNEIRTVDGDRRGGGGGGRKFSSSSIGEEVRHVASETFLLTRLFLTMLAYLGIGYKWIIQFLALGCYAVMIFPGVIQVGYYYFXXVMXVLLIIFIIFYRLDLYLPKNSNGPKPVVAFITGGAWIIGYKAWGSLLGKQLSERDIIVACIDYRNFPQGTMSDMLADASEGISFVCNHIAEYGGDPNRIYLMGQSAGAHIAACAIVEQAIKEAAKEEGISWSLSRIKAYFGLSGGYNVFNLVDHFHNRGLYRSIFLSIMEGEEGLRRFSPEVMVQDPNMANAVSLLPPIVLFHGTGDYSIPSDASTSFAETLKKLGVKAEAILYEGKTHTDVFLQDPMRGGTDAMFEDLVSYIHANDPDARAKDALAPPRRRLVPEFMLKLAHIVSPF, via the exons atggcaTCTAAGACGCTTCTTCCGATATCTATGAAGAACAAGAGGGGTGCAATTGCTTTGGATCATTCAcctccattttccatttcttcaATTCCAAGTCGCACTCATTCTTctccttattcttcttcttcttcttcatctgtTAATGCAACGACAATAATGGTGGTGAAAGGAATTGAAACCGATGACGCTTCTGCAAGGCTCCTTCAACGTTCTTCATcagcatcttcttcttcttctttagatGACGTCACCAACGTAAAGACCGTTATGCCCTCCAAGCCAAACATTCCAAAGGCGTCGAGCTTCAACAACGGTGGTCAGAAGAGGAGAAGGCGCAATGCGAGTGAGGATTCGTTTCCTTCGATCTccgatggtggtggtggtggcaatGGGAAGGGAAATGGAAATGAAATCAGAACCGTCGATGGTGATCGTcgcggtggtggtggtggtggtagaaAGTTTTCGTCTTCTTCAATTGGTGAGGAAGTTAGGCATGTTGCATCTGAAACATTTCTATTGACAAGGCTTTTCTTGACGATGCTGGCATATCTTGG GATAGGCTACAAATGGATCATACAATTCCTTGCACTTGGTTGTTATGCAGTTATGATTTTCCCAGGAGTTATTCAAG ttggTTATTACTATTTCTGATAAGTGATGtaagttttattaattatttttattatcttttacaGGCTTGACTTGTATTTACCAAAAAATAGCAATGGTCCAAAACCAGTTGTCGCATTTATTACTGGTGGAGCCTGGATTATTGG CTACAAAGCATGGGGTTCTCTTCTAGGAAAACAGTTATCAGAGAGAGATATCATTGTGGCATGCATTGATTACAG AAATTTTCCTCAGGGAACCATGAGCGATATGCTAGCTGATGCTTCCGAAGGAATCTCATTTGTGTGCAATCACATTGCAGAATATGGTGGTGACCCTAACAG AATTTACCTAATGGGGCAGTCAGCTGGGGCGCATATTGCCGCATGTGCGATTGTGGAGCAGGCAATCAAAGAGGCTGCCAAAGAAGAGGGTATTTCCTGGAGTCTTTCTCGGATTAAGGCTTATTTTGGATTGTCCGGCGG GTATAATGTTTTTAATCTGGTAGATCATTTCCATAACAGAGGTCTTTATCGATCCATATTTTTAAG CATAATGGAAGGAGAGGAAGGCCTACGACGCTTTTCACCAGAAGTAATGGTTCAAGATCCAAACATGGCAAATGCTGTTTCTCTGCTACCTCCTATTGTTCTTTTTCATGGCACTGGAGATTATTCGATTCCATCAGATGCTAG TACATCATTTGCTGAAACTCTTAAAAAACTTGGAGTCAAAGCTGAAGCAATTCTCTATGAAGGGAAGACTCATACAGATGTGTTTCTTCAG GATCCGATGAGAGGTGGCACGGATGCCATGTTCGAAGATCTTGTCAGCTACATTCATGCTAACGATCCTGATGCACGCGCCAAAGATGCCTTGGCTCCTCCAAGGAGACGCCTCGTACCTGAATTCATGTTGAAATTGGCTCATATTGTTAGTCCTTTCTAG
- the LOC127741174 gene encoding non-specific lipid transfer protein GPI-anchored 15 yields MESSMISRATIVTLMVLLLTSNNYKNVESAGECGRTPIGSAAASLSPCLGATKDVRAKVPPACCARVSALLRTSPRCLCAVLLSPLAKQAKINPATAITVPKRCNIRNRPVGKKCGRYTLP; encoded by the exons ATGGAGTCATCAATGATTAGTAGAGCTACAATTGTGACATTGATGGTGTTGTTATTAACATCAAATAATTATAAGAATGTAGAGAGTGCTGGAGAGTGTGGAAGGACACCAATAGGGTCAGCAGCTGCAAGCTTAAGTCCTTGTTTGGGTGCAACAAAAGATGTAAGGGCAAAAGTGCCACCAGCATGTTGTGCTAGGGTTTCTGCTTTGCTTAGAACCTCTCCAAGATGTCTTTGTGCTGTGCTCTTGTCACCATTGGCCAAACAGGCTAAGATCAACCCTGCCACTGCCATTACTGTCCCTAAGAGGTGCAACATTAGGAACAGGCCTGTTGGAAAGAAATGTGGAA GATACACTCTTCCTTAA